In Denitratisoma sp. DHT3, one DNA window encodes the following:
- a CDS encoding molybdopterin-dependent oxidoreductase, whose product MSHADSSPRASAEQWVPSHCSMCYHGCPILAHVKDGVLVKIEGNPTTPATRGRLCPKGNAGAMRLYDPKRLKVPLRRTNPEKGLDVDPGWEEITWDEAVDILERKLRAIREQDPNLLAMGGFNTHSWHWGNAFGLSFGTSNTCKNLFSAMGHMCGNGAHTAGEMIHNSMNTHPDLEYAEYAMIVGAAIGEAYQGAVAYGRIMGDAKAREKFKMVVVDPQQSRAAAMASEWVPIRPATDGAMLLAMIHVLLHEAQIYDAHYLRVYTNAGYLIGTDGYPLRHADSGKPLVWDLASGLAREYDDPAVNGGDGDDGDHVDQVALRGRFQTPVGEGRPGFQLLHDHMAQYTPEWAEPITSVAAATIRRLANELGQAARIGETIEIDGKTYPYRPASVSGYRGLSTHTNALHTSWAMELINVLIGSTRAVGGARAWIGTMMPEAPATTLPGPDGLIFTPFQPHAFSFPPKMSSIPEYFPVAFDAGLLCYETQAHPEQFGNTPIEMLINEGGNPVLTGQNPSSAIAGLKAIPYVVDITLYVDETALFADLVLPDVTYLERYGWEGMWSVEDEGVQIQQPVVQPLHGIRHSADIYIELANRLGTMTGPLGFSSFLNMMQMTGGATEAVSQATVNDITHTYRSAREYVETYVRNAAPKDEALIWQQGHNLRTKPAYKRYVPDTFGGHRIPLYSYWFKQVGDDLRRNMAAHDVFAKAPGLDPARVFFEYAPLPFWHSSVLESEASEFDLYAINWRTAMGGVGSGTVPATNVWLLEAAERDPYFAKILINSATARKKNLTDGQRVCVESPHGRIEGTLKCTETIHPEVLGTIGCWGHTTDAAVAKGRGPGNFNSLLGRGLKYMGPSTLQAECAARVKIYSASA is encoded by the coding sequence ATGTCCCACGCCGACTCTTCGCCCCGCGCTTCCGCAGAACAGTGGGTGCCTTCCCACTGCAGCATGTGCTACCACGGCTGTCCGATCCTGGCCCACGTCAAGGACGGCGTGCTGGTCAAGATCGAGGGCAACCCGACCACGCCGGCCACCCGCGGCCGGCTCTGCCCCAAGGGCAATGCCGGCGCGATGCGGCTCTACGACCCGAAGCGGCTGAAGGTGCCGCTGCGCCGGACCAATCCGGAGAAGGGCCTGGACGTCGATCCCGGCTGGGAGGAGATCACCTGGGACGAGGCGGTGGACATCCTGGAGCGGAAGCTGCGCGCGATCCGCGAGCAGGACCCCAACCTCCTGGCGATGGGCGGCTTCAACACCCATTCCTGGCACTGGGGCAACGCCTTCGGCCTTTCCTTCGGCACCAGCAATACCTGCAAGAACCTGTTCAGCGCCATGGGCCACATGTGCGGCAACGGCGCGCACACGGCCGGGGAGATGATCCACAACTCGATGAACACCCACCCCGACCTGGAATATGCCGAATACGCGATGATCGTCGGCGCCGCCATCGGCGAGGCCTACCAGGGCGCGGTCGCCTACGGCCGCATCATGGGCGACGCCAAGGCCCGCGAGAAGTTCAAGATGGTGGTGGTGGACCCGCAGCAGAGCCGCGCCGCCGCCATGGCCAGCGAATGGGTGCCGATCCGTCCGGCCACCGACGGCGCCATGCTGCTGGCGATGATCCACGTGCTGCTGCACGAGGCGCAGATCTACGACGCCCACTACCTGCGGGTGTACACCAATGCCGGCTATCTGATCGGCACTGACGGCTATCCGCTGCGCCATGCCGACAGCGGCAAGCCGCTGGTGTGGGATCTGGCGTCCGGCCTGGCCCGCGAGTACGACGATCCCGCCGTCAATGGTGGCGATGGCGACGATGGCGACCATGTGGACCAGGTGGCGCTGCGTGGGCGTTTCCAGACGCCAGTGGGAGAAGGCCGGCCCGGCTTCCAGTTGCTCCATGACCACATGGCGCAGTACACGCCCGAGTGGGCCGAACCCATCACCAGCGTGGCGGCCGCCACCATCCGCCGCCTCGCCAACGAACTGGGCCAGGCCGCCCGCATCGGCGAGACCATCGAGATCGACGGCAAGACCTATCCCTACCGTCCGGCCTCGGTGTCCGGCTACCGGGGCCTGAGCACCCACACCAACGCCCTGCACACCTCCTGGGCGATGGAGCTGATCAACGTGCTGATCGGCTCCACGCGCGCCGTGGGCGGCGCCCGCGCCTGGATCGGCACCATGATGCCGGAAGCCCCCGCCACCACCCTGCCGGGGCCGGACGGACTGATCTTCACGCCGTTCCAGCCCCATGCCTTCAGCTTCCCGCCGAAGATGTCGAGCATTCCGGAATACTTTCCGGTGGCCTTCGACGCGGGCCTCCTGTGCTACGAAACCCAGGCCCATCCCGAGCAGTTCGGCAATACCCCGATCGAGATGCTGATCAACGAGGGTGGCAATCCCGTCCTCACCGGCCAGAATCCGAGTTCCGCCATCGCCGGTTTGAAGGCGATTCCCTACGTGGTCGACATCACCCTCTACGTCGATGAGACGGCGCTCTTCGCCGACCTGGTGCTGCCCGACGTCACCTACCTGGAGCGCTATGGCTGGGAGGGCATGTGGTCGGTGGAGGACGAAGGCGTGCAGATCCAGCAACCGGTGGTGCAGCCGCTTCACGGCATCCGCCACAGCGCCGACATCTACATCGAACTCGCCAACCGCCTCGGCACGATGACGGGGCCGCTGGGCTTCAGTTCCTTCCTCAACATGATGCAGATGACCGGGGGCGCCACCGAGGCGGTGAGCCAGGCCACGGTCAACGACATTACCCACACCTACCGCAGCGCCCGTGAATACGTCGAGACCTATGTGCGCAATGCGGCCCCCAAGGATGAGGCCCTGATCTGGCAGCAGGGCCACAACCTGCGTACCAAGCCGGCTTACAAGCGCTATGTGCCCGATACCTTCGGCGGTCACCGCATCCCGTTGTATTCCTACTGGTTCAAGCAGGTGGGCGACGACCTTCGCCGCAACATGGCGGCCCATGATGTTTTTGCCAAGGCACCGGGCCTCGATCCGGCGCGGGTGTTCTTCGAATACGCACCGCTGCCGTTCTGGCATTCCAGCGTGCTGGAGAGCGAGGCATCCGAGTTCGATCTCTACGCCATCAACTGGCGCACCGCCATGGGCGGCGTCGGCTCCGGCACCGTGCCGGCCACCAACGTATGGTTGCTGGAGGCGGCGGAGCGCGACCCCTATTTCGCCAAGATCCTGATCAATTCCGCGACCGCACGGAAAAAGAATCTGACCGACGGCCAGCGGGTCTGCGTCGAGTCGCCCCACGGCCGCATCGAGGGCACCCTGAAATGCACCGAGACCATCCACCCCGAGGTGCTGGGCACCATCGGCTGCTGGGGCCATACCACCGACGCCGCGGTGGCCAAGGGGCGCGGGCCGGGCAACTTCAACAGCCTGCTGGGTCGCGGCCTGAAATACATGGGGCCGTCCACCCTCCAGGCGGAATGCGCGGCCCGGGTCAAGATTTATTCAGCATCTGCCTGA
- a CDS encoding aldo/keto reductase, translated as MRYKLFGRSGLRVSELCLGAMTFGKDDQFWQFGSDTAESRRMFDTFADAGGNFIDTAFIYGNGASEELLGDFVRADRDHFVLATKYASTLERDLSKSGNSRKNMMRCVEQSLRRLKTDHIDLYWLHVWDDTTPVEEIMRGLDDLVAAGKVHYVAVSDTPAWQISRANMLAELRGWTPFAGIQVEYSLLERTPERDLLPMARALDLGITAWSPLAGGVLTGKFLDGKGEGRGQHQPMTERQRTVATLVVDIAREVGCTPGQAALAFIRQQDRFGTIYPILGARTQAQLQDNLGCLSVTLNDEQWQRLERATAPELGFPHDILQGPMIRDMLFGGQADRLDNHHRR; from the coding sequence ATGCGCTACAAACTCTTCGGCCGTTCCGGCCTGCGCGTCTCCGAGCTGTGCCTCGGCGCCATGACCTTCGGCAAGGATGACCAGTTCTGGCAGTTCGGCAGCGACACGGCGGAAAGCCGCAGGATGTTCGACACCTTCGCCGATGCCGGCGGCAATTTCATCGACACCGCATTCATCTACGGCAACGGCGCCAGCGAGGAGCTGCTGGGCGATTTCGTGCGCGCCGACCGCGACCATTTCGTCCTCGCCACCAAATACGCCTCGACGCTGGAGCGGGACTTGTCCAAGTCCGGCAACAGCCGCAAGAACATGATGCGCTGCGTGGAGCAGAGCCTGCGCCGGCTGAAGACCGATCACATCGACCTCTACTGGCTGCACGTGTGGGACGACACCACGCCGGTGGAGGAGATCATGCGCGGCCTGGACGACCTGGTCGCCGCCGGCAAGGTGCACTATGTCGCCGTTTCCGACACGCCGGCCTGGCAGATCAGCCGCGCCAACATGCTGGCCGAGCTGCGCGGCTGGACGCCTTTCGCCGGCATCCAGGTGGAATACAGCCTGCTGGAGCGCACGCCGGAGCGGGACCTGCTGCCCATGGCCCGGGCGCTGGACCTGGGCATCACCGCCTGGTCGCCCCTGGCCGGTGGCGTGCTCACCGGCAAGTTCCTCGACGGCAAGGGCGAGGGGCGGGGTCAGCACCAGCCGATGACGGAACGGCAGCGGACGGTGGCCACGCTGGTGGTGGATATCGCCCGCGAGGTCGGCTGCACGCCGGGCCAGGCGGCGCTGGCCTTCATCCGCCAGCAGGACCGTTTCGGCACCATCTACCCGATCCTCGGCGCCCGTACCCAGGCCCAGTTGCAGGACAATCTGGGCTGTCTTTCGGTCACTCTGAACGATGAGCAATGGCAACGGCTGGAGCGGGCCACGGCACCGGAACTGGGCTTCCCGCATGACATCCTGCAAGGGCCGATGATCCGCGACATGCTGTTCGGCGGCCAGGCCGACCGGCTCGATAACCACCACCGCCGCTGA
- a CDS encoding glucose 1-dehydrogenase gives MGRMEGKVALVSGAASGLGAAIAKLLAQEGAAVLVADIAEQSGRKIVDDITTQGHRASYVYLDVTREEDWSAAMETVKARYGKLNVLINNAGVAPPGDMEMSFELWRRVHTINLDSTFLGTQQAIRLMRQSGERCSIVNISSVMAMVAQSTTVAYSASKAGVRGLTKAAAMYCAAEKLPIRVNSVHPGTCITPLVQAYYDNQPPEVLQTQIDRHPIGHLGDASDIAYGVLYLASDESKFVLGSELVIDGGLLASD, from the coding sequence ATGGGAAGAATGGAAGGGAAAGTCGCTCTGGTCAGCGGTGCGGCCAGCGGTCTGGGTGCCGCCATCGCGAAGCTGCTGGCGCAGGAGGGCGCAGCCGTGCTGGTAGCAGATATCGCAGAACAGAGCGGACGGAAGATCGTTGATGACATCACGACACAGGGCCATCGCGCGTCCTATGTGTATCTCGATGTGACCCGCGAGGAGGACTGGAGCGCCGCTATGGAAACGGTGAAAGCACGTTACGGCAAGCTAAATGTGCTGATCAACAATGCCGGTGTGGCGCCGCCGGGCGATATGGAAATGAGCTTCGAACTGTGGCGCCGAGTCCATACCATCAATCTTGACAGCACCTTCCTCGGCACCCAGCAGGCCATCCGCCTGATGCGGCAGTCCGGGGAACGCTGTTCCATCGTCAATATTTCCTCGGTGATGGCAATGGTTGCACAGTCGACCACAGTAGCCTACTCCGCCAGCAAGGCTGGCGTCCGGGGATTGACCAAGGCGGCGGCAATGTACTGCGCTGCCGAGAAGTTGCCCATTCGAGTCAACTCGGTACATCCCGGCACCTGCATTACTCCACTGGTGCAAGCCTATTACGACAACCAGCCCCCTGAAGTGCTACAGACCCAGATCGACCGGCACCCCATTGGTCATCTGGGGGATGCCTCCGATATCGCCTACGGTGTGCTCTACCTAGCCTCCGATGAATCCAAGTTCGTCCTGGGCAGCGAACTTGTGATCGATGGCGGGCTCCTGGCCAGCGACTAA
- a CDS encoding helix-turn-helix domain-containing protein — protein sequence MVPCSFALLLLEELASFGAAAEPGLARLPVSVAGLRAQYREGIPAPLFSEVYGECITAIAELVHQRRGVTFMSRNDVEMLCYCLVSCETLQEAIDRARRFYLMLGNRGAALDMEVCGGQATFHLRTQQALYSRGGLLVDLTGLLFLYRLFSWLINREIPAADFGICYPELINAELLRTVFHQTIHFDKVSNCFRFPAEFLDYPVVRSPQRLREMLSTLRLDMNQDPAMSWCLSDAVERIILAHLSAGKPMPSLKELAGLFNISTSTFRRRLKEESSPLSTIKEACRLTLATELLSAIERPKIEEIALRLGFSDARGFRRAFKARTGMSPDTYRTSQI from the coding sequence GTGGTTCCGTGCAGCTTTGCGCTGCTCCTGTTGGAGGAGCTGGCGAGCTTCGGTGCGGCAGCAGAGCCTGGGCTGGCACGGCTACCAGTCTCAGTCGCGGGACTGCGTGCGCAGTACAGGGAGGGTATTCCCGCACCGCTCTTCAGCGAAGTGTATGGGGAATGCATCACCGCCATTGCCGAACTCGTGCATCAGCGGCGTGGCGTCACTTTTATGTCTCGCAACGATGTGGAAATGCTGTGCTATTGCCTCGTCAGTTGCGAAACCTTGCAGGAAGCCATCGATCGGGCCCGCCGGTTCTATCTTATGCTGGGCAACCGAGGTGCTGCGCTGGACATGGAGGTGTGCGGCGGGCAAGCCACCTTCCACCTAAGGACCCAGCAGGCGCTGTACAGTCGCGGAGGATTGTTAGTTGACCTGACGGGCCTGCTGTTCCTGTACCGGCTGTTCAGCTGGTTGATCAATCGGGAGATACCAGCGGCCGACTTCGGTATCTGCTATCCGGAACTGATCAACGCCGAGCTGCTAAGGACCGTTTTTCATCAGACGATCCATTTTGACAAGGTGAGCAACTGCTTCCGGTTTCCTGCAGAGTTCCTTGACTATCCGGTGGTGCGTAGTCCGCAACGGCTACGGGAAATGCTGAGCACCCTGCGCCTGGACATGAATCAAGATCCCGCGATGAGTTGGTGTCTATCTGATGCTGTGGAACGGATCATCCTTGCTCACCTGAGTGCGGGCAAGCCCATGCCTTCACTGAAGGAACTGGCCGGACTCTTCAACATCAGCACCAGCACCTTCCGTCGGCGCCTGAAGGAGGAGTCGAGTCCTTTATCGACGATCAAGGAGGCCTGTCGCCTGACATTGGCGACCGAACTGCTGTCCGCGATTGAACGGCCTAAGATCGAAGAGATTGCCCTGCGACTTGGATTCAGCGACGCCCGTGGGTTCCGGCGGGCATTCAAGGCCCGGACTGGCATGTCGCCCGACACGTATCGTACATCCCAGATTTGA